A genomic window from Sulfurovum riftiae includes:
- a CDS encoding damage-control phosphatase ARMT1 family protein yields MHIKPDCITCIMNQTLKVCKLLELDDTTGKKLLDSTAEILIQHDLTHTPPQIAKETYGKIAELTGNTDPVAKAKAHATQLALKVDTSFVKTLHDAVKFAVIGNVIDFGAQKQLDLDETIQSHFHHRFGIDDFKTFEKELKTAKTLVYIGDNTGEHVFDKLLIETIKKQYDIEVYYFVRGTPIINDVTVKEAEILQTCATIVDTGVPTPGYDLGYANAASKALFEKADVVLAKGMGNYESLYDETDRKVYYLFIIKCNVVSEAIGEAEGELIFTRH; encoded by the coding sequence ATGCACATCAAACCAGACTGTATCACCTGTATCATGAATCAGACACTCAAGGTATGTAAACTGCTTGAACTTGATGATACCACAGGCAAAAAACTTTTGGACAGTACCGCAGAGATCCTCATACAGCATGACCTTACCCATACCCCGCCACAGATTGCCAAAGAGACCTATGGGAAGATCGCTGAACTCACGGGCAATACCGACCCCGTGGCCAAAGCAAAAGCACACGCCACCCAACTGGCATTAAAGGTCGACACCTCTTTTGTCAAAACCCTGCACGATGCGGTCAAATTCGCTGTCATAGGCAATGTCATCGATTTCGGTGCACAGAAACAGCTCGATCTCGATGAGACCATACAGTCACACTTCCACCACCGTTTCGGCATCGACGATTTCAAAACATTCGAGAAGGAGCTCAAAACAGCAAAAACCCTGGTCTACATAGGAGACAACACAGGAGAGCATGTTTTCGACAAACTTCTCATCGAGACCATCAAAAAACAGTACGATATTGAGGTCTACTACTTTGTCAGAGGCACTCCCATCATCAACGATGTCACCGTAAAAGAAGCGGAGATCCTCCAAACCTGTGCAACCATCGTCGACACCGGCGTCCCTACTCCGGGCTACGACCTTGGCTATGCCAATGCTGCATCCAAAGCACTCTTCGAGAAAGCCGATGTCGTCCTGGCCAAAGGCATGGGCAATTACGAAAGCCTCTACGATGAGACCGACCGAAAGGTCTACTACCTTTTCATCATCAAATGCAATGTCGTCTCAGAAGCGATCGGAGAAGCAGAAG